Part of the candidate division KSB1 bacterium genome is shown below.
CCTGGACCAAGTTGTGCCGCAATATTTCTGCAGCGTCAGGATCGTCTTCAACAATGTAGATGGTGCCATCCATATTTGTGCTCAACGTTGACTCTGCTCCAGGAGATTGACTTTCACCGGCAAGGTCACCGACAGGCCTTTCCCCGGAGCCACCCGAAGGTTTTCCGCCTGATAGCGAAGACCTACAGTCTTCATTCCTTTGCCCGCCGTCCCCGAAGCACGTACGCGCACCAATACGGTCCGTTCAGCAGGTAAGATGATTTTCTCCGGACCGGTCACAACCTGGTCGGTTCTTTCAGCAACGAGTTCTAGCGCAAGGGGTAGCTTGTTCTCCACCTGGATATCCCTGGACCGTCCGGGTACCAGATCGACGCGTTGATTCGCTACGGTTACGCCTTGGGTAAAAAGCGCCTGCAGGTAGCGGGCCTCGCCGATCAGTAAGCTCTGCCAATAAACAACAGTCCGTCGCGCGCGTAACGCCTCCTTGATCCCGTCTACATTACGCTGGCGAGCAAAGACCAGGGTCATAGGGCGATGCTCCCCGGCAGCCAAGTCGTACTCCATCGCCATCGGGTTATGGGCATCGGAGTTCCCCATGAGCGTCAGGCGCTTGTCCGCACACCACGTCTGGACCTCCGGGTAGTACTCACGGGCATTGACCACCTCGATACCATGGAGCCAGCCTTTCTGCAAGAGCTCGGTGTGCTCGTCGTACCATACTGGGACAGTACCAGGCTGCCGCCACCCGGGATGGTTCCAGAAGACGAAGGCGCCTTGGTCAATAGCGGCCTTGATGGCCTGGCGCCAGTCCTCCACCGCCAAGGCGTCGGCGTCGCTGAGGAAGATAGCGTTGAAGTGTCCCGGCGGCATGGAGCGGGTGATCTCGCCCCCTCTGATGAGAATGAGACCCAGCTCCTGCGCTCGTGCTGCCGCATTATCAAAAGAGGCGTTGCTCGAGCCTGTCACCTCCGCATGCTTGTGGCGAGGCTCGAGATGCTCGGTCAGCGCAATGGCGTCCAACCCTTCGCGCCAGGCTTCCTCAACACGGACCGTTGGCCACACTGCGCCGTCGGAAAAAACCGTGTGCAGGTGAAAATCGCAGGCCAGAGTCACATAGCCAGGGATGTCCGGGAAACGAAGCGCTTTGCGTTCGCCAGCCGGCGCTGGCAGTTCCAGCAAGAAAAGAAGGCCCGCAAGAGCCACGCTCCTTCTTAACCACAGGTTGCGATTCATTCGTCCCTCCCGCTACTCGATACGTCTTCCAAAGGGCACAAGCGCAAGATTCGCCAGCTTCAGGTGCTGCTTAGCAAAAGGCAAGCCGATGATCGTGAGGGCGAGCAAGGCTGCCAACACCAGGTGCAACACGGCTATCTCCAACCCTGCGACCAAGAGCCAAAGCACATTCATGAACGTGGCCAAGCACCCTGTCAACCGTTCTGTGCTGACCACCCTTCTGCCGAACGGCACGAGGGCCAGAACTGAAAGCTTGAAGCATTGCACGCCGAAGGGAATCCCGATGACAGTGAGACAAAGGATAAGGCCCCCGAAGAGATACAACAGGAAGATGAGAAAACCACCGAGCAAAATCCAGAGGATGTTTCCCAGCACGCTCATTGCTGCCTCCGCGCGTATATGCTTGCGCCACGGCGGTCTCGGCTCGCCCGCCCACTGCCTTTTGTAATATACGCACTCCCGGCATAAATGTCCAGAACTTTCTCTTGCCCTTCCCTTCTCTATCGAAGCGAATGAGGAAACGCAAGGACCGCCACGAAAGCCAATTAACGACACGCTTGTCAACCGCCGCCCAGGCTTCCGACTCCCGCTCGCCGCCTGCGCACCTTGAGAGCCATTTTCTCTGTTCATGTCGCGTGGGCGACAGTTTTCTTGTCGAAAGGATCGAGAGATTCTTCCAAGGAAGGGAACGAAGAAGGCAAAAGCGGACCTCACCATGAAACCCTTGCAGGGTTGCAAGCGCTTGTGCTGTTGGCCGTGGTCATCGTTTTTGTGGCCCAGTTTTCGGCCGGGCCGAAGAAGCTACAACGTGGGGCAGAGCACCCTGGTCAGCGCACCGCGCAGGCCGGCGCTCCCTCACGTGCGGCACTTGCGAAGCGGTGAGGAGGACTACGGTCGGTTGTGCAGGACTCGGGGATGAGCACAGCCGATGGGCCGCTGAATGGAAGACCAGGCCTCCAATAGTCTCTTGTAAACCTGAAGAGTTGTTGGCTGAAGGTGGTAGAAATCCACGCTCGCAGGTGCCTCGTCGTGCACCTTTGCCGGATTTGCAAAGGAACCATTGACACTTAATTGGCACGGGAGTACCACATCTTGACGGCCGCCTAGTCAAGAAGAGACCCGTTACCACAGAGTCCGTCACCAGTCCCGCCCAGGGGCAAGACCCACGCAATTTGGTGACAAGGAACCGCTGCCTCGCCAAGTAAAGCAGGGAATACTCAGAACTCGCCACAGCGCAACAACACGATGGTGCAAGCCCGCAGGCATGTGATGCCGGCGGCAGTGAGTACCTTTTCAAGCTCCGGGCACTCCGCGCCCGGGTTAAAGATAACGCGGCGCGGGCGCAAGGCGAGAAGAGCTGGGGCCAGCTCCCGGCTTTTGTCGCACCCCACGTAGAGGGTTACGGTGTCTACCGGAGGCGCCACCTGTTCGAGGGCGCTCACAACAGGCAGCCCTTCTATCTCCCGATAGACAGGGTGCACGGGGATGACGCGGTAGCCCTGCTCCTTGAGCAGGCGCAGTGCCCGATTGGCAAACCGATGCGGCTTGGGGCTGGCTCCCACCACCACGACGGTTTTCTCCTCATGGTCCATCTCCATTCTCTCCTCTGCCGAGCTCAGCGTTGGACGCGCTCCAGCCCGGTCCCCTGGCGAGCATCCGCGCGCTTCAAGAGAATGGCGAATACCAAACCCAGCACTCCCAGGCTGGCAAACATGAGCAGGCTCGCAGTGTAGGTCTTGGTCAGGTCGCGCAGCAGACCATTGAGCAGCGGAAATAGTCCAAGTCCGATGTTCTGGATGGCCGTCATCAGCCCGAAAGCCGTGCCAACCCGTTCCTTGCGCACGATGAGCGGCACCGAGGGCCACATGGCCGCCGGCACAAGCACAAAGGCCGCGCCAAGGGCAACCATGGGATACGCAGGATAGATGCGCGTCAGCCCCATGAGCAAATGGGCCGGAATCATCAGCAACGAGCCGACGATCATCAGCGTAGCACGCCTGCCAACCTTGTCCACCAGTTGCCCGGCAAAGGGCGCCAGAACCATGGAGGCGAAGATGATGATGGATGAAATGCCTCCGGCCGTGCTGAACATGTGGAGAAAGTTGTTGAACACCTGCCGCAGGAACCCCCCGCCTGCCTCCGCGTAACGCGCGATGCCCCATTTGTCGACGAAAAAGTCAGTCGAGAGCGCAGTGAACGGAAAGATGGCCGAATAAAATGTGACGCAGAGAAGGGTCACGTACCAGAACGGGGCGCCGAATGCCTTGATGTCGCTGAACACGATCCGCTCGCCGGCGCCTTCTTCCTTCAGCTTCAGGATCCGTTCCCCACGCTTGTCCATTACCACGTAGAACAAGTTGCCGACCAGCGAAATCGCACAGGCAATGACTGCCACAAGCAGAGCATACCGATAGCTGCCAAAGTAGCCGCTTATGAGCTCTCCGGTATTGAAGGCGAAAAGGGTGCCAAGGCGGCTCACGGTGAGGGTAATGCCAAAGGAGAGGGCCAGTTCTTTGTTCTTGAACCATCGGGCCAGAATGGCGCTTTGTGCCACGATGAGTGGTTCAGAACCGGCGCCGAACACGAATCTCCCCAAGAAGACGAGGGGCAACGAACGTGCCTGCCACACGATGGCCGCACCAAGGAAGACCAGCGATGAGAACATGACGCTCGCCTTGCGCGTGCCCAGCTTGTCCACGAGCATGCCACCCACCAGGACCGCCAGCACCGCCGCCACGCTGTACATGGTGTACATGGTGCCCACGGTGCCGCGCGCCGCGCCCAGCTCTTCCACCAGGGACGGGGCAATGGCCCCCACGATGTCGTACGCGAAATAGCTCCCGAACGACAGCGAGGCTACAAATAGGAGAATGGTGAAACGATACAAAGCCTTAGAGGGGTGAAACACCCCCACCTGCATACCACCATTTCTGCTCATTGTATCCTACCCTTGTCTGTTCTCAGTAACCTGTGTCTGAACCCTCTCTTGCTCCACATCACCATGCCAGCAAAGCCACCCTGCCGTCGGCGTCAGTCGCCGCCAGCTTCCTGTGCCCGGCTGGGGTGACGGTGTTGACCACGGTGACGCCAAGCCGATGGCGCCACGCCACCGCACCTGTTGCCGCGTCCAGGGCATAGACGTACCCGTTCTTCGTGCCGAAAAGAAGCAGTCCCTCGTGCTCCACAGGCATCGACGGGGCGATGTCGTACCCGTAACCGCAAGGGGAAAGCCACACCGGCTCTGGTGCCTCTGCCGCACTCGCTATGGCCACCACGGTATCCACCATGCAGCGCACGTACACGCGCGAGCTATCCTCGGAAAGCCCGATGGCTTCTCGTACCCGATGCCGGCCGGTGCGCCAGACCTCCCGTCCGGACTCAGCATCCAGGGCGGTCATGTGGCGATCTGGGGCCACGATGAACACTTTCCCTTTTGCGGCCACCGGCCAGCAGGCCGCCGGCGAATAGAGCCGTCCTGGCCTGCCACCCTGCCAGCGCCAGACCTCTCTGCCGCCGGAGGCGTCCACGGCATAGAGGTAACCATCCCAAGCACCGAAGATCACCTTGCCACGGTACAGCAGTGGGCGCGTCTCGATGAACCCCCCAGCTCCTCGGAAGGTCCAGAGCGTTCTGCCCGAAGCCAGCTCCAACGCATGCATGGCGCCGTGCCCGTCACCCACAAAAACCACTCCGTGCTCAATGCGTACCGAGCCAACCACCGGCGCGCCAACAAAGACTCGCCATCTAAGGCTTCCGTCGCATGTGCGCAGACAGTAGACGCAGCTGTCCCCGGCGCCGCACACCACGCAGCCTTCGGCAATATCTGGGCGCCCATGAACGGGTCCCCCTGTCTGAAACTTCCAGCGGACCTCGCCCATAGCCAAGTCACAGCAGTGAATGACTCCCCCGGCATCCCCGACGACCACTACGCCTTCGCCCACCGCAGGCGGAGCAGCGATCGTACATGGACCCTGGTACGACCACACGGGCCGAACGTCGGGGTACTGCGCGTTCACCGCAAAATCCGGACGTATGGGCCGGGACCGCGGCTCTTGCGCTCGGCGGCGTAGCGGCAGCAAATGCCACTGGCGCAACTCAGCGACGCCTACCATGGCTTCGTAGAAAATGAGGCTATCCTTGGTTACCCTGACGATGGTATAGCCGGCCTGCCCCGTTCCGCGCAGGGTGGAGCGCCCCATCACCCCTGGAATGCCCTCGAATTCCATCGCCCTGTTCGCATGCCCATGCCCACACAAGATTGCCGGGACGTCGCGCTGTCGGAGTCGATCGAGAAGCTCATACCAGTTGTCCACGGACTCATCGATGGGGTAGTGGGTGACCACGATCAGCGGCGTCTCCAGAGGTATCCTTGCCAGCACAGAGTCCACCCAACGCAAGGTCTCCCGACTGAGGTGCCCGTCACCCATGCGCATGACTGGGCCCTGGTGCAGGCCGATGAAGTGATACTCGCCCTGAGTGAAGGAAAAGCACTCGCTGCCCCAGAGCCTCGAGAAGGCTGTGCATCCAGATTCCGACCACTTGGTGTCGTGATTGCCGGGGATGATAAAGTAGGGAACGAGGAGACTATCCAAGAGCCGCTTTGCCAAGCGAAGTTCAGCGGTGGCGCCCATTTCGCTGACGTCTCCCGAGACCACTGCGAAGCGACAACTACGTCGCCTGTTGACGTCGGCCACCACCGCCCGCAGGTCTTCTGCTCCCGTGCCTCCGCCCACGTGCAGATCGGTCAGCCAGGCAAACTGGAAATGCTCCTGCGCACCGACGGCGAGGCATGAGAACAGAAGCACCGTCACCGCGCAAAGTGCACGCAGTCTCATCGGCACACGATCTCCTGGAAGCGGTCCACGGCAATGTTGCCGCCACAGAGAATGACGACGGCGTTCGCCTCTTTGGGTGGGTGGACCGCGCTCAGGTACTTGAGAGCACCGGCCACCGCCACGCCGGCTGCCCCCTCCACCACCAGGCGGTGTTCCCGGAAAACACTGCGTATCGCTTCCGCGATCTCCTCTTCACTCACCAGCACCCACTGGTCCACCAGCTTTTGGCACAAGGGGAAAGTGATAGAGCCAGGTTCAATGCCGCCAGCAGTGGCGTCCGAGAGCGTGGGGTAGACCGGGACGGCTACAATGCGGCCGGCCCTGATGCATTCGTACATGGTGGGCGAGTTGCTGGGCAGACACCCTACTGCCTGCACCGCCTTCCTGCGCCCCTTGAGGTAGCCGGCACTCCCGGAAACCAGACCGCCGCCTCCCACTGCGGCAAACAGATAGTCCACGCGGCCCAATTCTCTCTCCAGCTCGACTGCCACCGTCCCTTGACCGGCTATCACTTCGAGGTCATTGTACGGTGAAATGTACACGGAACCCGTGCGTGTAGCCTCCTTGCGCGCCTCCTGCTCGGTCAAGGCACAGTCGAGGCAGGCAAACCGCAGCGTGACCGGATATCGACGCAGGGCAGCGACTTTTTGCGGCGCTGCGTCCTCGGTGAGAAAGATGGTAGCTCCAATGCTTAGTTTTTCTGCCATATGGGCCACAGCCAAGGCATGGTTGCCGGTAGATGCCGTCACCACCCCATTCCGGCGTTGATCCT
Proteins encoded:
- a CDS encoding threonine/serine dehydratase; translation: MYKLGDQIDARGLRQLVGMAARRIRPLVRVTPLEYSAWLSDMLGCNVFLKLENMQITGSFKARGAASKLLSLRQDQRRNGVVTASTGNHALAVAHMAEKLSIGATIFLTEDAAPQKVAALRRYPVTLRFACLDCALTEQEARKEATRTGSVYISPYNDLEVIAGQGTVAVELERELGRVDYLFAAVGGGGLVSGSAGYLKGRRKAVQAVGCLPSNSPTMYECIRAGRIVAVPVYPTLSDATAGGIEPGSITFPLCQKLVDQWVLVSEEEIAEAIRSVFREHRLVVEGAAGVAVAGALKYLSAVHPPKEANAVVILCGGNIAVDRFQEIVCR
- a CDS encoding CoA-binding protein, with amino-acid sequence MDHEEKTVVVVGASPKPHRFANRALRLLKEQGYRVIPVHPVYREIEGLPVVSALEQVAPPVDTVTLYVGCDKSRELAPALLALRPRRVIFNPGAECPELEKVLTAAGITCLRACTIVLLRCGEF
- a CDS encoding PQQ-binding-like beta-propeller repeat protein yields the protein MRLRALCAVTVLLFSCLAVGAQEHFQFAWLTDLHVGGGTGAEDLRAVVADVNRRRSCRFAVVSGDVSEMGATAELRLAKRLLDSLLVPYFIIPGNHDTKWSESGCTAFSRLWGSECFSFTQGEYHFIGLHQGPVMRMGDGHLSRETLRWVDSVLARIPLETPLIVVTHYPIDESVDNWYELLDRLRQRDVPAILCGHGHANRAMEFEGIPGVMGRSTLRGTGQAGYTIVRVTKDSLIFYEAMVGVAELRQWHLLPLRRRAQEPRSRPIRPDFAVNAQYPDVRPVWSYQGPCTIAAPPAVGEGVVVVGDAGGVIHCCDLAMGEVRWKFQTGGPVHGRPDIAEGCVVCGAGDSCVYCLRTCDGSLRWRVFVGAPVVGSVRIEHGVVFVGDGHGAMHALELASGRTLWTFRGAGGFIETRPLLYRGKVIFGAWDGYLYAVDASGGREVWRWQGGRPGRLYSPAACWPVAAKGKVFIVAPDRHMTALDAESGREVWRTGRHRVREAIGLSEDSSRVYVRCMVDTVVAIASAAEAPEPVWLSPCGYGYDIAPSMPVEHEGLLLFGTKNGYVYALDAATGAVAWRHRLGVTVVNTVTPAGHRKLAATDADGRVALLAW
- a CDS encoding MFS transporter — encoded protein: MSRNGGMQVGVFHPSKALYRFTILLFVASLSFGSYFAYDIVGAIAPSLVEELGAARGTVGTMYTMYSVAAVLAVLVGGMLVDKLGTRKASVMFSSLVFLGAAIVWQARSLPLVFLGRFVFGAGSEPLIVAQSAILARWFKNKELALSFGITLTVSRLGTLFAFNTGELISGYFGSYRYALLVAVIACAISLVGNLFYVVMDKRGERILKLKEEGAGERIVFSDIKAFGAPFWYVTLLCVTFYSAIFPFTALSTDFFVDKWGIARYAEAGGGFLRQVFNNFLHMFSTAGGISSIIIFASMVLAPFAGQLVDKVGRRATLMIVGSLLMIPAHLLMGLTRIYPAYPMVALGAAFVLVPAAMWPSVPLIVRKERVGTAFGLMTAIQNIGLGLFPLLNGLLRDLTKTYTASLLMFASLGVLGLVFAILLKRADARQGTGLERVQR
- a CDS encoding Sb-PDE family phosphodiesterase, which encodes MNRNLWLRRSVALAGLLFLLELPAPAGERKALRFPDIPGYVTLACDFHLHTVFSDGAVWPTVRVEEAWREGLDAIALTEHLEPRHKHAEVTGSSNASFDNAAARAQELGLILIRGGEITRSMPPGHFNAIFLSDADALAVEDWRQAIKAAIDQGAFVFWNHPGWRQPGTVPVWYDEHTELLQKGWLHGIEVVNAREYYPEVQTWCADKRLTLMGNSDAHNPMAMEYDLAAGEHRPMTLVFARQRNVDGIKEALRARRTVVYWQSLLIGEARYLQALFTQGVTVANQRVDLVPGRSRDIQVENKLPLALELVAERTDQVVTGPEKIILPAERTVLVRVRASGTAGKGMKTVGLRYQAENLRVAPGKGLSVTLPVKVNLLEQSQR
- a CDS encoding YccF domain-containing protein, with product MSVLGNILWILLGGFLIFLLYLFGGLILCLTVIGIPFGVQCFKLSVLALVPFGRRVVSTERLTGCLATFMNVLWLLVAGLEIAVLHLVLAALLALTIIGLPFAKQHLKLANLALVPFGRRIE